In Thermocrinis minervae, a single genomic region encodes these proteins:
- a CDS encoding lipoyl protein ligase domain-containing protein yields MVEILPGKENMEKDLMNLYLVEEGKEDRLFRLYMWSELTVSIGYSQKERKFLVPVVRRPTGGGALLHGWDLSFSIADLKERWGENAGKIYREVMGRLLEVLRSFGINARMSKNRSGYADAYFCYFYPTLGEITVEGRKLVACAMRTLRRSFLLHGSIFLRMDYGIASEILGVSIDHILERVISLEELGFDSTSLLDRLSERLFKAYNLKG; encoded by the coding sequence ATGGTGGAGATTCTTCCAGGAAAGGAGAACATGGAAAAAGACCTTATGAACTTATACCTTGTAGAGGAGGGAAAGGAAGATAGACTTTTTCGTCTTTATATGTGGTCGGAGCTTACTGTAAGTATAGGGTACTCTCAGAAGGAGAGGAAATTTTTAGTTCCTGTGGTCAGAAGGCCAACGGGTGGAGGAGCCCTTCTACATGGATGGGACCTTTCCTTCTCCATAGCTGACTTAAAGGAAAGATGGGGAGAGAATGCAGGAAAGATATACAGAGAGGTTATGGGAAGGCTGCTGGAAGTATTAAGATCCTTTGGTATAAACGCGCGGATGTCAAAGAATAGGTCAGGCTATGCGGATGCTTACTTCTGCTACTTTTATCCTACCCTCGGGGAGATAACGGTGGAGGGTAGAAAGCTGGTGGCTTGTGCTATGAGAACCCTCAGAAGGTCTTTTCTCTTGCATGGAAGCATCTTCCTCAGAATGGATTACGGGATAGCATCTGAAATACTTGGCGTGAGTATAGATCACATATTAGAAAGAGTAATAAGCCTTGAAGAATTAGGCTTTGATAGTACCTCTTTATTAGATAGGCTTTCAGAAAGGCTCTTCAAGGCTTATAATTTAAAAGGATGA